From cyanobiont of Ornithocercus magnificus:
AGTAATAGAATGCTTTTCTAAGTCGTAGCGGGGTGTTAAAATACTGCAGTGTCATGGTCTTAGTCTCTTTGGGTCACCACATACATTTACACTGCCGATAGTTGGTGCTGTACTCGGATGGATTAGCTGATAGCCCAATTTATGTAACCGGGCGTTACATATGCGGCGGTTACATATGCTCCCTCGCACTTCTTTGCTCCACTGAATTGGCTCCAGACCCTGTTGTTGTAAGGTACTATCTAACAATTCTGACATAGAGATCGGTGTATTATCGACTACATTTACTACGCCGCTCCAGTTACCATCAATAGCTGCTGTGAGAACTCCTGCTACATCGTCAACATGAATCCAGTTAGTGTATTCTTGGCCGTCACTATTCCATTTCTGTCCTGCTAATGACCTAAAGCGTCGTTTCAGATCTCGACTTAGTCCGTGCAGTGCACCTAAGCGAAGCAAGCAAACCCGCCGTGAACTTGAGGCCATCGACTGAAGCAACCGCTCACTTTCTAATATCACAGCACCTAAGTCATCACGTGGATTAGGTGGTGTGGCTTCATCCACCCAGGATCCACGAGCATCACCGTACACCGAACAGCTACTTGTATAAATAAGTTGCTTTAGTGTGGCCAGCTCAGGTAGCAATTTGTCCAGACAAGCAAAGCTGTCGATGAAGATGTGACGGTAGCCGGCCTCATCCACTTGGTGGTTGCCCGCTGGACCAAAGCTGAAAACAGCTATATCACAGCCATTTAGTGCCTCGTACAGACCAAGTTGGCTCTGGGCTTCACACACTACAACTTGGTCTGCCAATGGATCGAGCTCGGCCCGACGATCATTCTGGGTTGTTGTCAGAGTTAGTCGTAGTTTGGGCCGGCGCTCCTGCAGGTGACGGGCTAGTGCCATCCCCACATAACCGCAACCTACAATTGTCAGATGCATGGGGCTAGAGTAAGGAGGTTAAAACCTAGACAGACTATATCTATAGAGCGATCCTACAATTCCCAATTAGGCTACCAGTTTCTGGTCCGAATGAGAAGGCAATCAGGCCTTTAACTAAGGGCAACTTAGCTAAGTGGTTAAAGCCACCCACGAGATTGCGTTCGGCGATGCAAACACTGCATCTTTATCTAGATTTCTGCTACTAAAAGAACTAACCAAGTTCTCTAGACTAGTACCTAGGAAGTCCTGCCATTTATTGCATTACTGGCCCAGTATTCGAACTTTCCTAGATGTAGCTATCTTCATTATAGCTTGGGTAGACAGGGGACATAGACATAAATACTACCCAAAACAGTATTGGGTAGGCGGTTTGCGGTCGTCTTTAAATTTGCTGTTAATAAGGGATTTGAGCTGTGCTCAACAAGCATTTACTTGAAAACCATACATGCCTCATTAAGTACGGGATAAAAACTCGAAGGAGAGGAAAAGGTCTGCAAGACTAGCCAGACAGTGTCAAAATAAGTCCAAATAGAAATGCCACAAATCTAGCAAGTTCACATTAGAGTACTTCCGAATTATGCTTCTCTTGCTAAAGAGAAAAGTTTAGGTAGTAGAAGTTCTGGAGACCAAGAAAGATTCCACGCAAGCTGACAGTAGCAAGCTGGTTTTAACTAGAGCTAAGACCCAAGTCTCCAGAAGGATTTTGTAGTGGACTAGTAAGTGGACTAGTACTAGAGACAGACCCTACCTGATCAGCCCTGGCCCGAAGTAGTATCAGGGTGATGTAGCTTTTTGAGCGAGGTATTTGAGCGGTCATCCACACTGCAGCAGCGCCTGCAATCTGCTGGGTGAACTTGGCAAGGTGTTCCCACATATTCAAAAATGGCTTAAATGGACCAAGCTGAGATTGACAACTGGAAAAAGATCGCTGAAGGTATGGAGGCCACTGGCACCACTGAAAGCTGGTTCTACCAACGTGCACGTGCTATTGCTGATGGCAAACCTGACCCTATGCCTAATGTTTCCGAGCTTATGCCAGAACGTGTAACAGGACAAGTCTAAACAGACGGACTGTGCCAAGTAGCCTCAGATAACTTTGGACGAAATGGGTGAAGATAGGCTCTAATCGGTCAAAGAAGTGAGCTTTAGAAGCCGAAATAACTAAAGTGTAGACCGAAAAGCAGATCGAGAAATGAACAGTAGCGCTTGCAAGAACTAGCTCTCCAACAGGTACTGCAACTGCAAAATAAACATAAGTCGATAACTGAGTCAGACAATCACTGACGATTAAGAATAAGTGTTCGCAACTCTGTAGAATAAGCAACCAGTCTTTAAATGCTTGAGGCCCTAAAATTTATTTATTCTCCTCTTACTCGGCCTGGTTTTTCTCGGATGCTTTTGTTAAACTCCTAATCTTTGAATTCACCATCAGTTAATCTGAAACCAGCTAAAATCTTAGCACAGGCAAGTCACAAACAGAGTTGATAACAGTGCTAGCCACTCATCAGTGGTAATCTATGTTAAGGGCCAACTACTCGAAGAGGTGCTTGATTTTCCACAGGTAGCAGAAGCTTCTGAATGAAGCAGTTGGACAGATAGAATCGAAGGACAGAATTTAAGGATCGATGCCATGTGTGACAATGACCAATTAGTAAAACTGAGGAGAGCTTTAGAGATTGCTAAAGCTAACAAGAATCAACTTTTTGTCAGCAACATTGAGCGCGACATAGCAGCTCTTGAAGCTGGTAAAGAGTCACCAATCATAAAGGAGTACTTGACTCCAGAAGAACGAGCTAAGCTAGATTAGAGCTTCAAGATTCTTCCACAGAGGTGGAATAGATACAGTTATATTTCCCTCTGTATCATGTTTCAGGCCTAGATAGCTTCGTATCTAAGTGCCTATTGACCTATTTTCATATTTTTAATAGTAGACAGTAGTTAGTCAATTAGTCATGCTCTGTCCTAAGTTATGCTGGTTGAATTCCTGAATTGCCATCACTATACATCGGGAGTTGACCAAATAGTTCTCTTTATGGTTATTTAGCAATCAGGTCCGTTCAAACTTCTTCAGTGATCTGGTGATTCGTCTGCCTAGTTCAGGAATCAATTCCTGAACTCTCTTGACTGAGAAAGTATAAGTATTTCGTACTAATCTCAGACTACTATCATCACTGACACTAAATACTTACTGCACCTTTGCCACTTGCCCATTTTTCTATGCTTCGGATTGCGATATACCCACAGGGCTTAGGTATTCAAAGCCCACATAGGTAGAGCTATAGCCATGTCTGCAACCCTCTGTCCAAAACCTACCCATGGCTGAGCAGAACGCCGTCTCGATTGTTGACTGCTTGGAACAATGGGTGTTGTAAGATTAGCGAATTAGAGCGGCAGTGGCCCCACACCAGGTTTTTGGCTACTCTGTAAACAGGACAGAATGGTAACCAAAATCCTAACTAAGCGTACCGCAGCCTCAGTATCAGGTCAAGAAATTGAGTTTCTTTGAGCAGTAATCCCAAAATGACCGGAACGCGAGAGTAGCTGCTGGGCCCATTAATCGCAGCTCTCCCGCTTACGCTTGCTTTTAGGACTAAATTGACACCTTTGGCAAATAGAGGCAGACAACTTGTCAAAACAGAGTTGCCAATGTTGGCAAATCAGTATCTATATACTCTTACTAACAACTCAGATCTAACTAATCCCCCTCTAAATCTCCCCCACCAGGCACTCGCAGAGCTGGAAGAGCTGGAAGAGCTGGAAGAGCTGGAACCGGCAGTGGAATTGGAGGAAGCCAAGCTGCAGTCGGTGCTCGGATCCATTCCGGTTCCCAAGACTCGCGCTCAGCTGAAAGGAGAGCGAGAAAAGCAAGAGAGGCAAAGGGAATTAGAAAGGCAAAGAGCAAGACAGCAGGCGTTGGCTAAAGACGCCAGAAAAGCCGCTGTAGCTACTCAGAACATCAACAACCAGAATTGGATTGCTAAGGAGCTGGGCAGCATCCGCAGAAGGATGTGGCAGAACCCAGCTAAGGGTTTTAAACCCACGACTCCCACAGCTTCCAAAAAACGCTTCCTCGAGCGTCCTGAAAGGGCTGTAGGCAGGGATAAGCAGGGCAGAACCATCAAAGAGGTCTGGGTATCAGGCTACAGATATCTGGTGGTGGATTAACGACCGAACTTCCTTAGAGGCCTCCACAAGCCCCTCTAAGGGGCTTGTGGATGGATGCGCTTAGGGATTTACATGAATGGTGGTTTAGGGGCATTACAGGAGGATTTCAGCTGCTTCCTCGCTGCACCTGCCTGGAGTTGGACTTAACCTCCGCCTATTGTTAAGAGCGCAAATCATCCAGTAGCAGATTCCAAGATGTGGTATGCGCTGTGATATTAGTTTTCAAGACTCGGGCTCTAGGTGGCTCCCGAATTCTTAACAGAGAGTCCAGAAATCAAAATCTTGGTCATTTCAGTACCTCGACCAGAAACCAACATGCGTTCAAAGTTTACCAATGCAGAAGTTAGCTAGTGGTATATCTTGGCCAAGAGTACCTACTACCAGAACAGGCCAGGAGTTGTAATCTGTTTCTAATTAGTGCATAAACAAACTCCACTCTGTTTGATAACGCGTTTTAAACAGATGTTCAACAGTAATGATGATAAGCAGAAACAGGAAAGAAGCATCTAAGTTTATCCATAGCACAGTAGCAGTGTCAATACTGCTCTGTAACTAGCTTAGGGCTTATACTTCTGCTTCCCTAAACAGTATATAGAAACAAGGGGTTGATCTTTACTACATTGCTGCAGGGTTTGCCTACTATGTCTAGGCAAGCGCGCACTATTAGGTCTTGGCTGTTCGAAGAAACCTTGGAGGGTCGCTATGTAGATAGCTATCTATGATAACTGCTATCAGTGGCCAGTCTCAAGTAGATCAAATCTGGATTGTTGTATTAATCCATGAACTACTAACTCACAAGATTACCCATGCTAACCCTTTAGAATCTTCTACCTGGTTAAAGTACTGGGAGTAGTTCAGTTTCTACTGAGCTTTAGGATGAGCAGCTATAGTGAGATATGCCGCCTATGTTGAAAAATGCTTTGGGCTTCAGGCGATAGTATTTATCTTCTACCTCTTCTGATTGCTCGCTATATGGATGACTTAGCACTTCCTGTAGTTCTCTAACCAAGCTGTAGTCACCTTGTCTAGCTAGCTGGTAAGCAGGGGCAATCAGCCACTCTCGCCACGTGTATTTTGGATTAGTCAGCTTCATATTTTTTGACACCTCAGTTAGGTTGCTAGCATTAATGATGAGGCTTCGCCAGCTTTGCAGCCAAGACTGCCATCGCTTATCAAGTTGCTGTGAAGTCTTAACGTAGAAGCTCTTTTTCAATGCTGACAGATCATTTGGTATGTGAGATAGCTCACGAAAGAAGATTGTGTAATCTACTTGTGAATCGATCATTAACTGTAGTAATTTCTGAAACAGCTCAGAGTTATATTCAGTCAGACCAAGTTTAGCTGCCCACATTCTCTGCATCTGCTTGTCCATAGCTTTTTCAAAGCCGCGACGCACTTGGTCAAACTGTTTTAGGGCTTCGGTGTCTTCTGTGAATAGTGGCCTTAAAGCTTTCCAAAACATATGGTAATTTGCTTCTGCTGCGATTGGTTGATTGAAGTATGAAAAATGTTCACCTCCGCCAGTCCAGGGTTGAAACTTAGGGTCAAAGATTTCGCAAAATCCAAATGGTCCATAGTCAAGTGTGAAACCGCCAGCGGCACAATTATCACTGTTAAAGTTACCTTGGCAGTAACCAACGCGTTGCCAATTGGCCACTAACGAAGTGAGGCGCTCGCAAAATAGTTGAGCTAACTCAACTAGTTGGGCTGTAAAAGTAAGGTTTTGATTAATATCTTTTTTGTATTCTCGCTCGATTAAGTGTAACACGATCATGTGTAGCTCCTCTAATGACCTTGGATGAGTATTGTTG
This genomic window contains:
- a CDS encoding oxidoreductase is translated as MHLTIVGCGYVGMALARHLQERRPKLRLTLTTTQNDRRAELDPLADQVVVCEAQSQLGLYEALNGCDIAVFSFGPAGNHQVDEAGYRHIFIDSFACLDKLLPELATLKQLIYTSSCSVYGDARGSWVDEATPPNPRDDLGAVILESERLLQSMASSSRRVCLLRLGALHGLSRDLKRRFRSLAGQKWNSDGQEYTNWIHVDDVAGVLTAAIDGNWSGVVNVVDNTPISMSELLDSTLQQQGLEPIQWSKEVRGSICNRRICNARLHKLGYQLIHPSTAPTIGSVNVCGDPKRLRP